Genomic segment of Zingiber officinale cultivar Zhangliang chromosome 11B, Zo_v1.1, whole genome shotgun sequence:
aaactcctactccatgactgtCCGTTAGgaggacgatccctatccgtcggtggattactccctggAAGACCTCTGGCTATCTCACATAGCTCCTTGTGAGTGGAAAAACCTCACCATAACTCTCATAAGAACTCTTGAGAAACTAGGGcattggtagactactaataggggttaaccatctctatttcatcaaccttaatcaagcttccaagccttggttatataggccatgggttagaaaaatctgcctactagtcgactggtgaaagtgtcagtcaactgccctctgtggagattcgatcGTTACAACCCAATAGCTCGATATCAATCAactggtgaaagtaccaatcgactgcttcACACTAGCCGAGCGAACAGACGAATTCTATTCACTCCCAATCAACTGTCATTTCCATCAGTCAACTGATACCCCGAGTACAGTTTCTCATCATTTGGACCCTCACctttacgactcacttgactcttcgttgcttccttaacctcttgccttcaagcctaattcctttggctctcgtctctcggatgcattcaagcctgcggctcatccccaatgtcattgATAATGTGTATTTTTGTGATTATTTTGACTCTTAtacttaatttcatttttttgtggttttgtaggaaattcaaagagtcatGGATTAGGGTCAAGCCGGatcgaatttgacctaatttggaggtcaaatggaggagatcaagatgaATCAGTCTaaaccgttgatcaagatccagtgaGATCCTGCCCCTTCAGTCAGATCTAAGTGATCCAGCCCTTCATCCTGATTTAAAGTGATCTTGACCGTTCATAAAGATCATCCTCATCCAAGTCCAATTCATCTCCAATTTGGATCCAGAGAAAAGCCCAATTTGAGCAAAAAATTCAACTCTTAAAGCCTAATCTTGAAGCCCAATTTCATAACCCAATTTCCCTTTTCTTATTGGATTCAGATCGGATCCCTTTCCTTACCCAAACCCGAAATCCGTTAAGAAACCCTCCCCCTTTTCACGCGGCGACTCTGATTCTCCCCTCACAATTTTCCGATTTTTCCAGCGGGCTCAACTGCTGtagttcttcctcctttcttccttTCTCCTTGGCTTTCTCCGCTTTCCGGCCGTGACCCCACACTTCCTCTTCTTGATTTCCAATGGCGACGGCAGAGGCGAACACGGCAGGGAGCAGCAAGCGACGGCGGCGATTCCGACCAAATCCACCTCGCCGGAGGGGTTCTTCAGTGAGATCCTTCACCTTCCGACACTTTTCCAAGGCTCTACCTACTGGGGTTCAGGCGGCAGCGGCAGAGGAGGTCCGGCAGTCCATCACAGTCTGGCCAACTTCCAGCGAAGGGGTTCTTCGGTGGAAGATTCATCTCATCCTCACCGTTGTCGAAGTTTGCAGCAACCGGTAGTGAGCTATTGCCACCGGCTTTGGGGGTTCCGAGCAGGGTCTTTCGTGTGACGGCGAAGGGTAGTCGTTGGTAATCGGAAACGGATGTGTAGATTTGGAATTTTTAGCTTATTTTCTATtcattgcttatgtttatttGTGTTAATGTTTTGTGGTTGAATGTTTATATTGAACTATATTTTGcatgtttaaattgcacgtaCTATGTTCAATTTGATTAATGCTCACAACGTGTTTGAtcaaatgcttcaaccaatagttaggtttaatttgacgcattttagtttgtttaattcttgctttgtctaGTTCTTTTAATTTAGTTAAGTGCTAGTTTTGACTGAATGCAATTAGGTTATGTTAGATTAAATTTCTTTAATGCTTTAGGGTTCATTAGATGCTTACTTTATTtcatgttgtcttttattttctgcaattgtagttaagttagatttagctttattacttgcattgtctttcattatttagattagatttcatttgatgcTACGCTATCACATAAGAGACTCCATAGCTTGATAATTGATCTAGGCAACAGATTTATTTACTTAGAGGGCTCATTGTAAAAATCTTCTCACACTCGCCATTGACGCTGTGTAAAGTTCTAAGTACTGGTAGTATGGAAGAACTATATATAAATGGATTAAGATGATAAGATTCGGCTTGACTAAAGAAAACGTTAAGTTATCAAGTGACTAGAAAGATATCTTTCTAATCACAAAACAACTTCGTAGGTTGGTCAACCAACATTTTATGTgagcaaaattttcaaatttaatgctTTTAAGGGCATCATTTATTGTTAATTAACTAGCATCCAATGTTTGGTCAACAAAACTTTTTGATTTCGTGGATAACCAGAATTATCATTAGTGATGGTTATCCATCATCCAATGTACTATTGATTTTTGGTCGAGCAACCTCTCAGATtgtttttaacaaaaataaataaataaaaataattgaaaTAGAAAAACGGTCAAGTGTTATTTGTGAATTGTGATGAGCACAtgaacacaagaacaagatactaAAATGATAGGATAATGCACTACTTAAATTatatgaaattatgataaatatatatattcatcaaaaaagaaaaatatcaaagaaaatttaattaaccatgataaaatatgataaaatttatttaaatatagataatatAACCAGAAAAGTTCAATGACATAAGCGATTCTATATAGCCAACCCTACTTCATGAAATAAAAACTTAAGTGATTGGTTTACTTCACACGAATATTTAGCTCATGGCATATTTCTGAGTCCATGACCTGGCAGTGGTCTCGTACTTGACTCGATCATTCTTGTAAATTTGAGCGATCTCAGGAACCAAAGGATCATCAAGGTTGGGATCAGTGAGGAGTGAGCACATCAATAACAACACCTAAAATTTGAATTCAGATTGCTAGTTAGGTTCTCTTTGGTAGCATCAAGGAAATATAGTTCAATCATCTTCTATAAATTTCTGAAGACACTATTAAAAATTGAAGGTATTTTACCAATAAGTTGTATGTCTCTTGATTATCAATAAGTTTACACAACTGAACTCCCAATAGAACTAAAGTGAAACTCAAATGAAAGCCTATAGTCATAAGAGGAGATCATTTCCCTAATGCTTCCACAGCTTTAGAATAATTCTATGGTGACCTCTTTCTGGTACCTAgtgtttaaatttgaaaaaaaagggGCTAAAATCATGGATCCCCAGCCTACAAATCTGAGTACTTGAATGTTATACATATAGGTATTATTTGACATGCATAAATAACATTTGGTTCGACATATCAATACACATATTTAGTAGTAATAATGGCCAAGCAAATGACTAATTTAAACTATCTAAAGAtaaatagacaaaaaaaaaaaagagagagagatacTACCTTAGATATTGTCAAAATAGGACTCCATTGCTCCTTCAGAATGTCAAGGCAGATGTTGCCGTTGCTGTTAATATTTGGGTGATAGACTTTTGTTAGAAAAGATATCTGCAAGATCAATGTATTATTTAGATATCATGAAAAGGAACCATGAATCTAGTTGAGATGAAATTCCTTAATACTATGTTGACTTGAAAGGAAGGATAtaggagaaaagaaaagtaattaaATTGATAAAGTCTTCCTCACTAACTAACTTCAGCCCATCTTATTCATTTGAatgaaactaaaataaaagaaaatgccCCATGCTTATGTTGTGCACTGATTAGAAATTAGAAACATTTTCCTTGGATGAAATTAAATTCCTTCCTAGTCTCGTTTTCTTTGCTTGAAAAAATTGGTaaaattatttcttttcctttatttgttcCTTTTGCTTTTGATCAAAAAAACACACCCAATCGTCTTCGTGAAAAAATATATACACCTATGTCCTTGGTATGATATATACATTTAAATGAAATAATTTCAATGTAAGCACAAAGTTTAAGAAATATGATGCCAGCCCTACTACAAACTGTATTATAAGACTGGACTAGTTGAAAATggggaaaaacaaacaaaatgatCGATTACACCTTATTAAAGTGTTCAAGATGAAAGAAGCATATGCTACAGACATTCATGAAGAGTCATTGTTAGAATTTTGAGaccataattataattataaatgtttaatgtcatcaaattaaataagtcataatttaatgtgatcaaattataattaagtaatatgacttaagggtttaattattatgaataaattaatgtggataccatgtataatttctaatttgttgagggGCCAAATTAGAAATAAGCATTTAGGCTTCTATAAATAAGGATTATGGTCCCAGTTTGCAGATAACGCTTTTGTTTTGTTTCCTCATCGACAAAACTCTCTGGATACTAAGGAAGATCTGCAAATTGAAGATCTTGCCCAAATCGACTGCATACCATGGATTCTGGTACGCTTCCGTAATTTTTTGTCTATCCAGTTTATAATTTCTTAAGAATTTGAATAGAATGCATAAGTTTTGTGTTGATATTTCTCAACCCAATTTATTCTATCAGTCATAATATCAAATCAACCATCAAAATACtcatcttaacagattttttgtGGGCAAAATGGATATGTCAGTAAACTCCATCAAATAAAGTAGAATGAATATCTAATTGAGTGAAAAGCAAGCTCATGCAGGATTCAGGTTAGCACATCTAGAAGAATATGCAAGTCATATGCACAAGCTCCTCAAAAGAGACTTTGCATATCTGCAACATATAGCATTCCCCAAAAGAAACCTGTTTCATTTAACAATATTAAAAAGCCTACCCTTGGTGGCCAGAAGGGATAATCTGGTGGAAAGTGAATATTCACTAAAAATACACCGCCTGCAAATGGGCTATCAGTAGGCCCCATAATGGTGGCTTGCCAGTGGAACATGTCCTCACCAACAGGACCTAGCAAAGTTAATGGACAAGAAAATGAAGCGGATGTATTAATAAATCAATTGATAGATCTATATCAAgtataattaaaattgaatagtccgtaaactattttaggaatagaATATCATAAACTAATTTCTCGAGTGAATAAGAAATTAATATCTAAAATGACTTATGAAAGATTGGTCCAATGAAATCAAACAAAGATAGTGGCCTTGAATATGAGCGAGGGTCATGGACATAAAATATATGAACACTAATCCAAGAATGCATAACTGTCAATTCTCATACGGCCATTAAAGGTTAAGAAATATATCAGGGATTAAAACCCAAGATAGAACTGTGAAaaggataatattaattaattaatcagtcCTTCCATGATTTCATGAAGCATTCTTTGATTCCCATTGACTGCATGCAACAGCTCGAATAGGAAATAATAAATGCGGGCAATGGAGAAGCAATTTGGCAGCGAACAATCAATCACAGACCAGCAATTGCATGAACAATCGATCACAGACCAGCAAGAATAATCTAGTTAATTAAGgtagttttgcaaaaaaaaaaaaaggcacctTTTGTAAAGTTGTCTTTTCACCCTTTGAGGGTGTCTTGACACCTCTGGGAAGAAACTTGCCACCCTTATTAGTTAATATCCCTTACTCTTGTTCAATTCACTCAATACTCAAGTTTGAGTTCTCCTATTgaattctccctctcctctttaatgagttcCAGAGTTTCGAAAATTCATTTGGACTCAAAATTTAGATTACACCTATTTCAAATCAAAAGTCATGGTATCTTGAAAGaaaattatcaattaacctgCAAGCACTCATCTTAATGAGAGAAAACTTGCCTTTAACTTAACATTAATTCTCTTATCCAAAGGGATAAAACAACACACAGGGGCGTGTCAACATATATAGAGATGAGTTGGCTGACCAGCATTAGTAAATCAGTGATGATGCTACTACCCGAAAGGGTGCCTCAATAGCCAAAAGGATGTGTCGAGAATCTGAAAGAGATAATCTATGTCGCCATACCAACACCTCACCCATTCAAGTTGTTGTTGACTTGTCAACGACCTGACTTACCGGGCCCAACATGGACCAATCTCATTAATTGAGACCAACAACATACAAAAGTGAATCGGAAAGGGTGGAAGTTTCATTAGTTTGATTTCACATTTGTTAGCATAACATGGTGGACGACAGAGTTCGCGCTGTATTTTGCTAAGATACCCAGAATGACATGTTCAAATACATTACTTGATTACATACATGAAAGATCATCCGAGCAACCAGAAACAGAGTCTACCTGCACTGCATGACAGCGGCGGGTCCTTCTCCAAGTCCTTCAACTCCTTCTGTAGCCTCTTGGAAGCCATGAGCAGCGAACCAGAACTCTAATCATAAACAAACGAACAAGTAATCAAGGCATTTAAAGCAAGGAGAAAGCGATTCCTgaacaaacaaataaaaaatttcacGCAGCGAAAGGAAAATCAGTGGTCGAAAACAAATCGGATAATCGCAATCCGAAACTTCATAATCGAAGACGCCGCGGAAACCGATCGACAACCGGAGAATGGGAGAATGAGAAATTATTACCTCGCTAGGTTTCCTTCGCCTCTCGAATCGCGAGCGTACCTCTTCTTGGAGGAAGAGGGAGCGAGGCGGCGCTCGGTATTTATAGGTAAAACGGCACGAGCTACGGGGCGCAACGTTGGCTTCGGGCCGTGCG
This window contains:
- the LOC122033391 gene encoding ubiquitin-conjugating enzyme E2-17 kDa-like, with translation MASKRLQKELKDLEKDPPLSCSAGPVGEDMFHWQATIMGPTDSPFAGGVFLVNIHFPPDYPFWPPRISFLTKVYHPNINSNGNICLDILKEQWSPILTISKVLLLMCSLLTDPNLDDPLVPEIAQIYKNDRVKYETTARSWTQKYAMS